The Sphingomonas sanguinis nucleotide sequence AACGGGCGCAGCAATACGCCCAGCACCAGCAGCACCAGCGCCAAGCGGATCATGCCCGACAGGACCAGCCCGAACTGGTCGACCATGCTGCCGCGCACGCCCAGCGCACGGGTCAGGGTGACGCCGACCTTGCTGTCGCGGGTGAAGACCGAGGTGGCGATGTCGTCGGCCGCCACCATCATCAGATAGAGCGCCGAGCCGAGCAGCACCGTCCAGCCGATCATCACCGCGACGAACCAGCTGAACCATATATAGCCGATCAGCAGCGCCAGGCCCGCCACCCCGACCGCGATCCAGGCGATCAGCGTCGCCACGCTCAACCCCGCGCTGACGCCCGCATGGGTCGCTTCTTCGGCCTGCGCGGCACGACGCGCGCGCAACTGGCCCAGCACCACCAGCGTCCCGACGATCAGCAACAGGTGCAGGAGCGCCTCGACCGCCTGGGTGGCGATCACCGCGCTGCGGCTGCTGCCGATCGCGCCCTCGAACGACATCACCGTCGCGGTGACGAAGGTCAGCAGGGTCAGCCCCCAGGACAGGGGCCGCAGGCGGGTGGCGGTTTCGTCGTCCAGCGGCGCGATCCGCCACGAGGGCTGGCTGCGCATCAGGACCGCGCCCGTGACGGCGGCGGTGAACCCCGCCACGCCCGAGGCGAAGACGAAGCCGTCGAGGAAACTGGTCCAGCGCTGCGGCAACAGCCCGGCCCAGCGCAAGCCCTGGACCAGCACGAAGGCGGCGGCCAGCGGGCAGAGCGTGCCCACCGCCACCCGCCAAAAGGTATAGGCCGAGCGCCGCACCCGGCTGGGCGGGGCCTCGGCGATCAGGCGGCGTTGCGCCAGCCGGTGTCCGCCCAGCCGTACCGGGCCGATCAGGATGACCGCCAGGGCAAATCCCAGCAGCGCCTGCCACGGAATGCCGCCGCGCCACTGCGCCGCGATCTGCTCGCCGCCCTGCTTCAGGAACAGACCGACCCGCCGCCAGTCGCGCGGCGCCTGTTCCAGCACGATGCTCCAAAAGGCCGGGCTGAGCGGCGACGGTGTCTTGGAGGACAGCTTCTCGTTGAACTGCGCGGCCTTGCTCTGGTCGATCTCGTCGACCAGCTGCCCCGCCTCGACCCCGGCCAGCCGCCCGCGCTTGATCGCCGCATCCAGCGTCGAGCGCAGCATCGACAGGGCCTTGCGCTGCGCGACCAGTTCGGGCGCTTCCACCTCGCCCGGCGTCGGCGTGCCCAGTCCGGTGATCCGGGCGTTGACCAGCGCCAGCTGCTCGGTCAGGTCGGCCACTGCCTGGTCGGTCGAGTCCTTGGCCCCCTGCGCCCGGTCGCGCAGCTCACGCCGATCGTCGTCGTCGACCTTGGAATCGAGCGCTCGGTCGACCGCGCGTACGTCCGCCTCCGCCTCGGCGATACGGGTGGCGGAGGCCGCCGCCGGATTGCCCTGCGCCGCCACCGGCACACCCATTGCGACCAGCCCGGCCATCATGCAGACCAAGGTGAAGAAGCGCAGGATTTTTGCGCGCACGGGAAAAGCCTGGGACATGGACCGGCTCATAACCCCCCGCCGCCGGTCAGGCGAGAGGCTGGCGGTTCCCGCGTTCCAATCGGTCCGCCCCGGACATTTGCCAGTTGATCCGAAATCGTGTGTATCGGGGACCCCGCACCGGCCGGGATCGTTGACGCCGATCGGACTGTTTCGCGCATGACTGAACTCGCTTCCCTCCACGGGCAGACGCCTTTGCCCGCTCCCCCCAGGGGGCCGCTGCCGCATGATTCGCATGTGCTGG carries:
- a CDS encoding DUF3772 domain-containing protein; the encoded protein is MSQAFPVRAKILRFFTLVCMMAGLVAMGVPVAAQGNPAAASATRIAEAEADVRAVDRALDSKVDDDDRRELRDRAQGAKDSTDQAVADLTEQLALVNARITGLGTPTPGEVEAPELVAQRKALSMLRSTLDAAIKRGRLAGVEAGQLVDEIDQSKAAQFNEKLSSKTPSPLSPAFWSIVLEQAPRDWRRVGLFLKQGGEQIAAQWRGGIPWQALLGFALAVILIGPVRLGGHRLAQRRLIAEAPPSRVRRSAYTFWRVAVGTLCPLAAAFVLVQGLRWAGLLPQRWTSFLDGFVFASGVAGFTAAVTGAVLMRSQPSWRIAPLDDETATRLRPLSWGLTLLTFVTATVMSFEGAIGSSRSAVIATQAVEALLHLLLIVGTLVVLGQLRARRAAQAEEATHAGVSAGLSVATLIAWIAVGVAGLALLIGYIWFSWFVAVMIGWTVLLGSALYLMMVAADDIATSVFTRDSKVGVTLTRALGVRGSMVDQFGLVLSGMIRLALVLLVLGVLLRPFGASGDPGAVFDQLASVADGIKVGNVWISPGAILRGLAVLFVGLGLVRLFMRWLEQRYLPATDLDGSGRNSVSLVARYIGIALAVIWALASLGIGVERIALLLSALSVGIGFGLQAITQNFVSGLILLAERPIKIGDLIRVGTDEGDVKRISVRSTEIELADHSTLIVPNSELITKSVLNKTLAGPLGRIQIQFSVPIETDADMVRSIVLDCFTAEEAVLADPAPKAFIDSIIDGRIHFNCFAHVESPRAAYGTRSAVLFALLGALRDKGIEIGTLPQKMELVRHSGTANAAAPAQPGEDETRMK